ATACGTTGTTCATCGCCTTCGGCAAAAGAAATAATACTTTCTTTTCCTTTTTCTTCAACGATATCAACCGCATGATATAAATATAATTTTGCCATAGCGATTTGTGCAGATTGCTCTTTTTCGCTAGTTCGTTTAACATTTTTTTCAGTTCTTAAAATTGCTGATTCTGCCATATAGATTTCGATTAAGATATCTGCGGCTGCTATTAATAATTGTTGATGATCTTCTAAGTTCTGTCCATATTTTTGAACAGCACCACCAGCCACCATTAAAAAGGTCTTTTTAAGCTTTTTAATCATTTCTTTTTCTTCTGAAAATAATTCAGAATAATCAGGAGTTTCAAAAGAAGGAATACCCATTAATTCTTCTTGAACTTTTTGAGCAGGTCCTAATAAATCTACATGACCTTTCATGGCTTTCTTCACTAACATACCAACAGAAAGCATTCTGTTAATTTCGTTAGTCCCTTCATATATACGAGCAATACGAGCGTCTCTCCAAGCAGACTCCATCGGAGTTTCTTCAGAGAATCCCATGCCACCAAAAATTTGGATACCCTCATCTGCAGCATTTTGAACATCTTCTGATACGGCCACTTTTAGGATAGAACATTCAATTGCATATTCTTCAACACCTTTTAACTCAGCCTCTTGGTGAGAGTTGCCTGAAGCCTCGCGAATAGCGATGCGATCCTCAATATTTTTTGCAGCTCTATAGGTTGCAGATTCGCCAGCATAAGCACTAGCTGCCATCTCTGCTAATTTCGTTTTAATTGCACCGAAATCAGCAATAGGCGTTTTAAATTGTTTACGCTCATTAGCATAATTTACAGCGATACTTAAAATTCGTCTTTGAGAATCTAAACAAGCTGCAGCCAATTTAATACGACCAACGTTTAAAGCGTTCATTGCAATTTTAAAACCTTCGCCACGACCAGCCAACATGTTATCTGCAGGAACAACAGTATCGTTAAAAAATACTTGACGTGTTGAGGAAGCTCTAATACCAAGTTTATGCTCCTCTTCACCCAAAGTAATTCCATTAGGGTTGTTTTTATCAAATTCAACAATGAAGCCTGTAATATTTTTATCATCTTCAATACGAGCAAAAACAATCATCAAACTACAGAAGCCTGCATTTGAAATCCACATTTTTTGACCGTTAATTTTGTATGTTTTACCATCGGCAGAAAGTGTAGCAGTTGTTTTACCAGAGTTGGCATCAGATCCAGCTCCAGGTTCTGTTAAACAATACGCTCCAAACCATTCTCCAGTTGCCAACTTTGGTACGTATTTTTGTTTTTGCTCTTCTGTACCGTAAAGTGTAATTGGCAATGTTCCAATACCAGTATGAGCACCAAAAGCAGTACTAAATGAACCTGTTCCAGATGAAATATAATCACAAGTTAATACTGTAGAAACAAATCCCATTCCCATTCCTCCATAAGCTTCAGGAACGGATACACTTAAAAATCCCATATCTCCAGCTTTACGCATCACTTCTTCCGTTAAAGCATAATCTTTGGCTTCAAAACGAGGTTTATGAGGAATGATTTCACGATCATTAAATTCCATTACTGATTCTTTCATCATTGTTTGCTCTTCTGAAAAATCTTCAGGAGTAAAAACGTCTTCACATTTTGTTTCTTTTACTAAGAATTGACCTCCACGAAGGATGTCTTTTTCTAAATCTGCCATTTTATAGTATTTTTATTAAGTT
The nucleotide sequence above comes from Aureibaculum algae. Encoded proteins:
- a CDS encoding acyl-CoA dehydrogenase family protein, whose protein sequence is MADLEKDILRGGQFLVKETKCEDVFTPEDFSEEQTMMKESVMEFNDREIIPHKPRFEAKDYALTEEVMRKAGDMGFLSVSVPEAYGGMGMGFVSTVLTCDYISSGTGSFSTAFGAHTGIGTLPITLYGTEEQKQKYVPKLATGEWFGAYCLTEPGAGSDANSGKTTATLSADGKTYKINGQKMWISNAGFCSLMIVFARIEDDKNITGFIVEFDKNNPNGITLGEEEHKLGIRASSTRQVFFNDTVVPADNMLAGRGEGFKIAMNALNVGRIKLAAACLDSQRRILSIAVNYANERKQFKTPIADFGAIKTKLAEMAASAYAGESATYRAAKNIEDRIAIREASGNSHQEAELKGVEEYAIECSILKVAVSEDVQNAADEGIQIFGGMGFSEETPMESAWRDARIARIYEGTNEINRMLSVGMLVKKAMKGHVDLLGPAQKVQEELMGIPSFETPDYSELFSEEKEMIKKLKKTFLMVAGGAVQKYGQNLEDHQQLLIAAADILIEIYMAESAILRTEKNVKRTSEKEQSAQIAMAKLYLYHAVDIVEEKGKESIISFAEGDEQRMMLMGLKRFTKYANYPDIVDLRIEIAEKVKAENKYCF